In Clostridium sp., one DNA window encodes the following:
- a CDS encoding replication-associated recombination protein A, protein MDYIQNSMFDKKVNQPLAERLRPSSLEDYIGQKHILGKGKILRNLIYSDNISSMILWGPPGVGKTTLAMIIASVTKANFITFSATTSGIKEIKEVMGKAERDRRMGIRTIVFVDEIHRFNKAQQDAFLPHVEKGNIILIGATTENPSFEVNSALLSRCRVFVLHPLDTSDIVELLKKAVSHKRGFGYMDIDVSDDILNMIAVYSNGDARTALNILELSVMSSVNGSSSASITRDTVRQCIGKKMLLYDKGGEQHYNLISALHKSMRNSDPDAAVYWLARMLESGEDPLYVARRIVRFSSEDIGIADPDAMGIAVAAYNSVRFIGMPECSVNLTQAVVYMACAPKSNSLYMAYKKAKKDAMDTISEGVPLHLRNAPTKLMGDLGYGKGYKYAHDFKEKTADMQCLPDNLKDARYYIPSDEGFEKHVGERLSNIEKLKKKH, encoded by the coding sequence ATGGATTATATACAGAATTCTATGTTTGATAAAAAGGTGAATCAACCACTTGCAGAGAGGCTCAGGCCATCCAGCCTGGAGGATTACATAGGTCAGAAGCACATACTCGGAAAGGGGAAGATACTGCGCAACCTCATATATTCCGACAATATAAGCTCCATGATACTCTGGGGACCTCCGGGGGTGGGGAAGACAACGCTTGCCATGATAATAGCATCTGTCACAAAGGCAAATTTCATTACCTTCAGTGCGACTACATCCGGGATAAAGGAGATAAAGGAGGTAATGGGAAAAGCCGAAAGGGACAGAAGAATGGGTATACGGACAATTGTTTTCGTGGATGAGATCCACAGATTCAACAAAGCACAACAGGATGCCTTCCTCCCGCATGTTGAGAAAGGCAATATAATATTGATAGGGGCAACTACGGAAAATCCTTCTTTTGAAGTTAATTCGGCACTGCTTTCAAGGTGCAGGGTTTTTGTACTTCATCCTCTTGATACGTCAGATATTGTAGAACTCCTGAAGAAGGCCGTCAGCCATAAAAGGGGATTTGGATACATGGATATAGATGTATCGGATGATATATTGAATATGATAGCGGTGTATTCCAACGGTGATGCAAGAACTGCACTCAACATACTTGAACTTTCAGTTATGAGCTCCGTGAATGGAAGCAGTTCTGCAAGCATAACTAGGGATACAGTAAGACAGTGCATAGGAAAGAAGATGCTTCTCTATGACAAGGGCGGGGAGCAGCATTACAATCTGATTTCCGCACTTCACAAATCAATGAGAAACAGTGACCCTGATGCTGCCGTATACTGGCTTGCAAGAATGCTGGAATCAGGAGAAGATCCCCTGTATGTGGCAAGAAGAATAGTTCGTTTTTCTTCTGAAGATATTGGAATCGCAGATCCGGATGCAATGGGGATTGCAGTTGCGGCATATAATTCTGTCAGATTCATAGGAATGCCCGAGTGCAGTGTGAATCTGACACAGGCGGTAGTTTATATGGCCTGTGCACCAAAATCGAATTCCCTGTATATGGCTTATAAAAAGGCTAAGAAGGATGCAATGGATACTATTTCCGAAGGTGTACCGCTTCATCTTAGAAATGCTCCTACAAAATTGATGGGTGATCTTGGCTATGGAAAAGGTTACAAGTATGCACATGACTTCAAGGAAAAAACTGCCGATATGCAGTGCCTTCCGGATAATTTGAAAGATGCCAGATACTATATTCCCTCTGATGAAGGCTTTGAAAAACACGTCGGGGAAAGACTGTCAAATATAGAAAAATTGAAGAAAAAACACTGA
- a CDS encoding PrkA family serine protein kinase, translating to MDFKDIIQKDREVRKRERFEGTFLEYLQIIKQNPEIVKLSHKRMYDIIMDRGYEVLKPEDNPRIKKLYGNEPIRKYNFFKEDFFGIDKVIMKIVNYFHSAAMKGEESRQVLYLVGPVGAGKSSLVDSIKKALETSEPIYALKGCPMREEPLHLIPKHLRKDFEKVLGIEIEGDLCPVCKYRLKHEFNGEYEKFPVIATDFSIRSRKGIGVVPPVDPNNQDTSVLTGSIDISKMDMYPEDDPRIFSLNGAFNVGNRGLVEFIEVFKNDVEYLHTIITATQEKSVPSPGKGSMIYFDGIILAHSNESEWNKFKSDHTNEAILDRIVKVEVPYCMELNEEVKIYKKILGKSRFSAHIAPHTIEVAAMFAILSRLAPSNKVDPMTKLRIYNGEDIVEKGTTKKIDFSELKEEAGMREGMTGISTRFIVKALDNALSNSEYNCINPLSVIESITKSVKELDIADDDKKRYMTFLKDTIRKEYNKLLEKEVTRAFIHSFKEQAESLFDNYLDHAEAYVNKNKIKDHSTGEELEPDETFMRSIEEHIGISESSAKGFRTDVTSYMFYVIRNGGKIDYTSYEPLKEAIEKKLTTSVKELSRIITRSKVRNKEQDEKYNSMVEEMKENGYCDHCCDVVLKYAANNLWKD from the coding sequence ATGGATTTTAAGGATATAATTCAAAAAGATAGAGAGGTCCGAAAGCGTGAAAGATTTGAAGGAACCTTTTTGGAATACCTTCAAATTATAAAACAGAATCCGGAAATAGTTAAACTGTCTCACAAAAGAATGTATGACATTATAATGGACAGGGGCTATGAAGTACTCAAGCCGGAGGACAACCCGAGGATCAAGAAATTATATGGGAATGAACCTATCAGAAAATATAACTTTTTCAAAGAGGATTTCTTTGGAATAGACAAAGTAATAATGAAAATTGTAAACTACTTTCACTCTGCAGCCATGAAGGGTGAAGAATCAAGACAGGTACTCTACCTTGTAGGGCCTGTGGGTGCCGGCAAGTCCTCCCTTGTGGATTCCATAAAGAAAGCACTGGAAACTTCCGAACCTATTTATGCACTCAAAGGCTGCCCCATGAGAGAAGAACCTCTCCACCTGATACCAAAACATCTGAGAAAGGACTTTGAAAAAGTTCTCGGCATTGAAATTGAAGGCGACCTGTGCCCTGTATGCAAATACAGGCTGAAGCATGAATTCAACGGGGAGTATGAAAAATTTCCCGTAATTGCCACGGATTTTTCAATACGCTCAAGAAAGGGAATAGGAGTAGTACCCCCAGTTGATCCCAACAACCAGGATACATCTGTCCTTACAGGCTCCATAGACATATCAAAAATGGATATGTACCCTGAAGACGATCCAAGGATATTTTCCTTGAACGGCGCTTTCAATGTTGGAAACAGGGGACTTGTGGAATTCATAGAGGTATTCAAGAATGATGTTGAATATCTCCATACGATAATTACAGCTACACAGGAAAAATCTGTACCTTCTCCCGGGAAAGGTTCAATGATATATTTTGACGGGATAATACTTGCGCACTCCAACGAATCAGAGTGGAACAAATTCAAGTCAGATCACACGAATGAAGCGATACTGGACAGAATTGTAAAAGTGGAAGTCCCTTACTGCATGGAATTAAATGAAGAAGTCAAGATATACAAAAAGATACTTGGAAAGAGCAGGTTCAGTGCACACATAGCACCTCACACTATTGAAGTTGCTGCAATGTTTGCAATTCTTTCACGACTGGCACCTTCAAACAAGGTTGACCCCATGACAAAACTCAGAATCTACAACGGTGAAGATATAGTGGAAAAAGGCACCACCAAGAAAATAGACTTCTCCGAACTAAAAGAGGAGGCGGGAATGAGAGAAGGAATGACAGGAATATCTACAAGATTCATAGTAAAGGCCCTGGACAATGCCCTGTCAAATTCCGAGTACAACTGCATAAATCCGTTGAGTGTAATTGAAAGTATCACAAAGTCAGTCAAGGAGCTTGATATAGCCGATGACGACAAAAAAAGATACATGACATTTTTAAAGGATACAATAAGGAAAGAGTATAACAAGTTACTAGAAAAGGAGGTAACAAGGGCCTTCATACACAGCTTCAAGGAACAGGCGGAAAGTCTCTTTGACAACTACCTTGACCATGCTGAAGCCTATGTAAACAAGAACAAGATCAAGGATCACTCCACAGGTGAGGAGCTGGAACCTGATGAAACTTTTATGAGATCCATAGAGGAGCATATAGGAATTTCGGAAAGCTCCGCCAAGGGCTTCAGGACGGATGTTACATCCTACATGTTCTATGTCATAAGAAATGGCGGAAAAATCGATTATACCTCCTATGAACCACTTAAAGAAGCTATAGAAAAAAAGCTTACTACCTCCGTAAAAGAACTTTCAAGAATTATAACAAGATCAAAGGTCAGGAACAAAGAACAGGATGAAAAATATAATTCCATGGTGGAAGAAATGAAGGAAAACGGCTATTGTGACCACTGCTGTGATGTTGTACTGAAGTATGCAGCCAACAATTTATGGAAGGATTGA
- the yhbH gene encoding sporulation protein YhbH: MAIFREFDSNEDHDRSLEDRRRHRQLVEKSIKDNLADIISEESIIGQSKNRKIKIPIKGIKEYRFIYGENGSGVGSGDGSQKKGDKIGRASGSSGGKGSKGAGNGEGEDMYETEITIEELINYLLEDLELPLMDKKRFSEIMSKNSLKKSGYQKNGINPRLARKRSVVEKLKRKQSLKRDLAEADENEDIEDSRFPFRQDDLRYFRVKKKPRRELNAAVICVMDTSGSMDNTKKFLARSFFFILYEFVRMKYNNVEVKFIAHSTTAKLVTEGEFFHKVESGGTYISSGLKKALEVIEENYNPSYWNLYTFCVSDGDNWNEDNDLALKYAEKLSEICNLFSYAEIIPSPYSSNIKELFRRGIDRNNFAAVTINKKQDLWESLKKILKKEFETG, translated from the coding sequence ATGGCTATTTTCAGAGAATTTGATTCAAATGAAGATCATGACAGGTCACTGGAAGACAGGCGGCGTCACAGACAGCTGGTTGAGAAATCCATAAAGGACAATCTTGCGGATATAATATCCGAAGAAAGTATCATAGGTCAGAGTAAAAACAGGAAAATAAAGATTCCAATAAAAGGCATAAAGGAATACAGGTTCATATACGGAGAAAATGGTTCCGGTGTTGGAAGCGGTGACGGTTCCCAGAAAAAAGGCGATAAAATAGGCAGGGCATCCGGAAGTTCAGGGGGAAAAGGCAGCAAGGGCGCAGGAAATGGAGAAGGAGAAGATATGTATGAGACTGAAATAACCATAGAGGAACTTATAAATTATCTTCTTGAGGATCTTGAACTTCCTTTAATGGACAAGAAAAGATTTTCAGAAATCATGTCTAAAAACTCCCTGAAGAAAAGCGGCTATCAGAAAAACGGAATAAACCCAAGACTTGCCAGGAAAAGGAGTGTAGTTGAAAAATTGAAGAGAAAACAGTCCTTGAAGAGGGATCTTGCTGAAGCAGATGAAAATGAGGATATTGAGGATTCACGCTTCCCCTTCAGGCAGGATGATTTAAGATATTTCAGGGTGAAAAAAAAGCCCAGACGTGAATTGAACGCCGCAGTCATATGTGTCATGGATACATCGGGTTCCATGGACAACACAAAAAAATTTCTGGCGAGGTCATTTTTCTTCATATTGTATGAATTCGTGAGAATGAAATACAACAACGTGGAAGTCAAATTTATAGCCCACTCCACTACTGCAAAGCTGGTTACCGAAGGAGAATTTTTCCACAAGGTTGAATCCGGTGGTACCTATATTTCCAGTGGATTGAAAAAAGCCCTTGAGGTAATTGAAGAAAATTACAATCCCTCATACTGGAACTTATACACCTTTTGTGTAAGTGATGGAGACAACTGGAACGAAGATAACGATCTTGCCCTGAAATATGCTGAAAAATTAAGTGAAATCTGCAATCTTTTCAGTTATGCAGAGATTATTCCAAGTCCTTACAGCAGCAATATAAAGGAGTTGTTCCGAAGGGGAATTGACAGGAACAACTTCGCCGCTGTCACTATAAACAAAAAACAGGATTTGTGGGAATCCCTGAAAAAAATATTGAAAAAAGAATTCGAAACGGGGTGA
- a CDS encoding SpoVR family protein — MEYSTSDLEKWCKIIEETAKKSRLDFYPQEFEIVSYRDMIGYEAYVGMPSRYPHWSFGKAYDRSESLYKYNLTGLPYEMVINSNPCLAYLMKDNTLLLQILTMAHVYGHNDFFKNNRLFKEGTRASYTLEMFKNDADMIREYVNDPSIGYEEVEKILDAAHSIRFQTSRAIGIKKSKEDDSKDDLVKFIMNHGDLEEWQRNILNVVHKETAYFIPQVETKIMNEGWASYWHYKILHLLDLPDSLYIEFIKRHNDVITPLTGNINPYHLGFKMFEDLEKRFGTDKIFEVRMLERDESFIRRYLTKDLCYELNLFQYSKEGGNYVVENISDDTGWLQIRDTLCSGCGMGSIPNIVVDDISKKDGSLILKQIYDGRDLNLSYMEATLKQVFNLWGKPVQLNTSIKGRSTHVYCNEDKKISYTSSLED; from the coding sequence TTGGAGTATTCAACTTCAGATTTAGAAAAATGGTGTAAAATCATAGAGGAAACTGCAAAAAAATCCAGACTTGATTTTTATCCTCAGGAATTTGAAATCGTAAGTTACAGGGACATGATAGGTTATGAAGCATATGTAGGCATGCCCTCCAGATACCCCCACTGGAGCTTCGGTAAAGCTTATGACCGTTCGGAATCACTTTACAAGTACAATCTTACCGGCCTTCCCTATGAAATGGTCATAAACTCCAATCCATGCCTCGCTTATTTGATGAAGGACAATACACTGCTTCTGCAGATTCTTACCATGGCCCACGTATACGGCCATAATGACTTTTTTAAAAACAACCGGCTGTTCAAGGAAGGAACCCGGGCCTCCTACACTTTGGAGATGTTTAAAAATGATGCAGATATGATAAGGGAGTATGTAAATGATCCAAGTATAGGATATGAAGAAGTGGAAAAAATTTTGGATGCCGCCCACTCCATAAGATTTCAGACAAGCAGGGCCATCGGTATAAAAAAATCAAAGGAGGATGATTCAAAGGACGATCTTGTAAAATTTATAATGAATCATGGAGATCTGGAGGAGTGGCAGAGAAATATTCTCAATGTAGTACACAAGGAAACTGCCTATTTCATACCCCAGGTGGAAACTAAAATAATGAATGAGGGCTGGGCAAGCTACTGGCACTATAAAATACTTCATCTTCTTGACCTCCCGGATTCCCTTTATATTGAATTTATCAAAAGACACAATGATGTAATTACTCCCCTCACGGGAAACATCAATCCCTATCATCTTGGATTCAAGATGTTTGAAGACCTTGAAAAAAGATTTGGAACGGATAAAATATTTGAGGTGAGGATGCTTGAAAGAGATGAATCTTTTATTAGACGATATCTTACCAAAGACCTGTGTTATGAACTGAATTTATTCCAATATTCCAAAGAAGGCGGCAATTATGTAGTTGAAAATATTTCAGATGATACGGGGTGGCTTCAAATCAGGGATACACTTTGCAGCGGCTGTGGAATGGGTTCAATTCCCAATATAGTGGTGGATGATATCTCAAAAAAAGATGGGAGCTTGATATTGAAACAGATTTATGACGGAAGGGACCTGAATCTTTCATATATGGAAGCCACCTTGAAACAGGTATTCAACCTGTGGGGCAAACCTGTACAGCTCAATACGAGTATAAAGGGCAGGAGCACACATGTATACTGTAATGAAGATAAAAAAATATCCTATACTTCCTCATTGGAAGATTGA
- a CDS encoding hydroxyacid dehydrogenase — MAYKVLITEDIDGEGKEYLEKNGYKIKMASGVSEDILAKEVEDCDAILVRMACITKRIMRAGTKLKVISKFGVGMDNIDVREALELGIQLTNSPESNKNTVAEYTMGLVMALAKKIFVYDRELRKGNFDIRNDFGVDIQGKVLGIVGMGAIGQLVASKAINGFQMKVIGLKRHTSSGTIENIELTDDFDYLLENSDFVSLHVPLTAETKKLIGRRELSLMKSSAFLINTARGEVVDSEALADVLAKRRIAGAAVDVFEGEVPSKDNSLFKLDNVIVTPHTAAHTAEALKRMSLHPAIGIHEVLSGKKPSWPVTGSY; from the coding sequence GTGGCATACAAGGTTTTGATTACTGAGGACATAGACGGGGAAGGAAAAGAATATCTTGAAAAAAATGGATATAAAATAAAGATGGCATCTGGAGTATCGGAGGACATTCTGGCAAAAGAAGTTGAAGACTGTGATGCCATTTTAGTCCGCATGGCATGTATTACGAAGAGAATTATGAGAGCCGGAACAAAATTAAAAGTAATATCGAAGTTTGGTGTTGGGATGGACAATATAGATGTCCGTGAAGCACTGGAACTTGGAATACAGCTTACCAATTCACCGGAATCAAACAAAAATACCGTAGCTGAATATACTATGGGACTTGTCATGGCACTTGCAAAAAAAATTTTCGTATATGACAGGGAGCTTAGAAAAGGAAATTTTGATATAAGAAATGATTTCGGAGTTGATATTCAGGGAAAGGTGCTTGGAATTGTTGGAATGGGGGCCATAGGACAACTTGTTGCTTCTAAAGCAATAAATGGGTTCCAAATGAAGGTTATAGGACTTAAACGTCATACTTCTTCAGGAACCATAGAAAATATTGAACTTACGGATGATTTCGACTATCTGCTTGAGAATTCTGATTTTGTGAGCCTTCACGTTCCTCTTACAGCTGAGACGAAAAAACTTATAGGCAGGAGGGAACTGTCTCTCATGAAATCAAGTGCATTTCTCATAAATACGGCACGGGGCGAAGTAGTGGACAGTGAGGCACTTGCAGATGTTCTTGCAAAAAGGAGAATAGCGGGAGCTGCAGTTGATGTTTTTGAAGGAGAGGTACCTTCAAAGGACAATTCTCTTTTTAAACTGGACAATGTAATTGTAACACCTCATACAGCAGCACATACAGCCGAAGCATTGAAGAGAATGTCACTTCATCCTGCAATTGGAATACATGAGGTATTGAGTGGCAAAAAACCTTCCTGGCCTGTAACCGGAAGCTATTGA
- a CDS encoding MFS transporter: MNTNFKNMIIIFFGFFFLSLFSNTLAPFITTIKNVYGVSDDTIAILPSIVYCSSFVMSIVGSRIMHILGIKMGLVTGFILAILSSIVILFSNSFCTILIGYFISGLAVGMGGLFLGTAISLLPKKYQKFSFANACFGLGGILILPIARFVLKSSINFNYTYIIHIVLMLFLLILVGNMNITSSVKKIEKNKGSIHILKDPMILLLSISVFFYVGAEISTTNWTGSFLEKYYGLDRSEVPVILSSFWLLFTLGRALGDKLLEMVGQLRFLFAAPLVSVAGIFVVLSGTSRIQALIGISIIGISISIIYPALQGYMVQHVDRGNIPAVSSITVIFNNFGAAFLTYIIGFAGGRNVIYVFVIQIVFYIYISFTALYYLIRNKKFCRD; this comes from the coding sequence GTGAATACAAATTTTAAAAATATGATAATTATATTTTTCGGTTTCTTTTTTCTGTCGCTATTTTCCAATACATTGGCTCCTTTTATAACTACGATAAAAAATGTCTATGGCGTATCGGACGATACTATTGCAATACTTCCATCGATAGTATATTGTTCCTCTTTTGTCATGAGCATAGTTGGTTCCAGAATCATGCATATACTGGGAATTAAAATGGGACTGGTCACGGGATTTATACTTGCAATTTTATCAAGTATTGTAATTTTATTTTCAAATTCCTTCTGTACCATTTTGATTGGGTATTTCATATCGGGACTGGCAGTAGGGATGGGAGGCTTATTCTTGGGAACGGCCATTTCACTTCTGCCTAAAAAATATCAGAAATTCAGTTTTGCCAATGCCTGTTTTGGACTTGGGGGAATTTTGATTTTACCAATAGCCAGATTTGTATTGAAAAGCAGTATAAACTTCAATTATACTTATATTATTCATATAGTGCTTATGCTTTTTCTTCTCATTCTGGTAGGGAATATGAATATTACTTCATCCGTGAAAAAAATTGAAAAGAATAAAGGTTCGATTCATATTCTGAAAGACCCTATGATCCTTCTGCTTTCTATTTCCGTATTTTTTTACGTAGGTGCAGAGATATCCACGACAAATTGGACAGGAAGTTTTCTTGAGAAGTACTATGGGCTTGACAGAAGTGAAGTTCCGGTTATTCTTTCAAGTTTCTGGCTGCTATTTACTCTTGGAAGGGCACTTGGAGATAAATTGCTGGAGATGGTTGGGCAATTGAGATTTTTGTTTGCAGCACCATTAGTATCGGTTGCGGGAATATTTGTTGTGTTGTCTGGCACAAGCAGGATTCAGGCTTTGATAGGCATTTCAATTATAGGGATATCCATATCTATTATATACCCTGCACTTCAGGGGTATATGGTACAGCATGTAGATAGGGGGAATATACCTGCTGTTTCTTCTATTACAGTTATTTTTAATAATTTTGGCGCTGCATTTTTAACCTATATTATAGGTTTTGCAGGCGGCAGAAATGTCATTTATGTATTTGTAATTCAGATAGTATTTTATATTTACATATCATTTACAGCCTTGTACTATTTGATTAGAAATAAAAAGTTTTGCAGGGATTGA
- a CDS encoding dicarboxylate/amino acid:cation symporter yields the protein MKSFFKNYRFSIILLGSIIAGAIIGIFFGSRAVVLKPFGDLFLNLMFMIITPLVFFSIVSAIAGMKGMKRLGKIMLGTIAVFLFTSFIASVIGVVGAVIVDPAKGIDYMTLKKIIPADTAAQKVEYLGVLQQLVNTVTVPDFALLFSKNNMLQLIVFSVFFGISAALLGEKAAPITRFMESASQVMMKMVKIIMYYAPIGLGCYFAAVIGELGPQILHGYLRVFVLYIIIAVLYYFVFFTFYAFLSGGRKGTAVFWKNAVTPTVTALATCSSAASIPVNLEFTRKMGVPKDILETVIPLGANIHKDGSVIGGVMKITFLFGLFGRNMTDVSSLVSIVLVSFLVGAVMAAIPSGGMIGEMLILSVYGFPSELLPIIAVISVIIDAPATVLNSTGNTVSAMLISRIVEGKQ from the coding sequence ATGAAAAGTTTTTTTAAGAATTATAGATTTTCCATTATATTGCTTGGATCAATAATTGCCGGTGCAATTATTGGCATTTTTTTTGGAAGCAGGGCAGTTGTACTCAAGCCATTTGGAGACTTGTTTCTGAATTTGATGTTCATGATAATAACGCCTCTTGTATTTTTCAGCATTGTCTCTGCAATAGCCGGCATGAAAGGTATGAAAAGACTTGGGAAAATAATGCTTGGTACAATTGCAGTATTTTTATTTACTTCATTTATAGCTTCCGTAATAGGGGTTGTAGGTGCTGTTATAGTAGATCCTGCAAAAGGAATAGATTATATGACATTGAAAAAAATCATACCGGCTGATACTGCTGCACAAAAAGTTGAATATCTTGGTGTTCTCCAGCAGCTTGTAAATACCGTGACCGTTCCGGATTTTGCACTGCTTTTTTCCAAGAACAATATGCTTCAGCTCATTGTGTTTTCCGTATTTTTCGGTATATCGGCAGCACTTCTCGGAGAAAAGGCTGCACCGATAACTAGATTTATGGAATCAGCATCACAGGTAATGATGAAAATGGTGAAAATAATCATGTACTATGCTCCCATAGGTCTTGGATGTTATTTTGCCGCAGTAATAGGGGAACTCGGACCTCAGATACTGCATGGGTACTTGAGAGTATTCGTGCTTTATATAATTATAGCTGTTTTGTATTATTTTGTATTTTTTACTTTCTATGCCTTCCTGTCCGGCGGCAGAAAGGGTACTGCAGTATTCTGGAAAAATGCTGTGACACCTACAGTAACAGCTCTTGCTACATGTTCAAGTGCGGCAAGTATTCCAGTAAATCTTGAATTTACCAGGAAAATGGGAGTGCCGAAGGATATATTGGAAACTGTAATTCCACTTGGGGCAAATATCCATAAAGATGGATCTGTAATAGGAGGAGTAATGAAGATTACTTTTCTGTTCGGACTGTTTGGAAGGAATATGACTGATGTTTCATCACTTGTTTCCATAGTTCTGGTATCATTTCTGGTTGGCGCTGTCATGGCGGCCATACCGAGCGGGGGAATGATTGGCGAGATGCTTATATTAAGCGTATATGGATTTCCATCAGAACTTCTTCCTATAATTGCAGTTATAAGTGTTATAATAGATGCACCGGCCACCGTATTGAATTCCACCGGGAATACAGTGTCTGCCATGCTCATATCACGAATTGTAGAGGGAAAACAGTGA
- a CDS encoding LiaF transmembrane domain-containing protein: MIGGRRVGTLTAGIVLVVFGVMFLINTMFGKIGYNVILSLWPVILILLGIEVIAAYVVNKEEKIKYDRGAIFLIIILTFFAMGMAGLQVLIENYQQFKIMI; encoded by the coding sequence ATGATAGGAGGAAGAAGAGTTGGGACACTTACGGCAGGTATAGTTCTTGTTGTATTCGGGGTGATGTTTTTGATCAATACTATGTTTGGGAAAATAGGGTATAATGTAATATTGTCATTATGGCCGGTTATTCTGATTTTACTTGGTATTGAGGTTATTGCAGCTTACGTTGTCAATAAAGAGGAAAAAATAAAATATGACAGGGGGGCAATATTTCTTATAATAATTTTAACGTTTTTTGCAATGGGGATGGCAGGGCTTCAGGTTTTGATTGAAAACTATCAACAGTTTAAAATTATGATTTAG
- a CDS encoding anti-sigma factor family protein — protein MRNDLFDDYGHLTVISIQKFKDGCLSDEELASIAEHMENCEECAELIAESFDDSELLEVPSGFQEEVKRKVAGKVKNNTQFFLYSFRVSIAVCFSLMLVFSNVLNFMANNRIKTMQINAPSFKMVNSINMELGNFTDKIINTEVFNNENEKR, from the coding sequence TTGAGAAATGATTTATTTGATGATTATGGGCATCTGACGGTGATATCCATACAAAAATTCAAAGATGGATGCTTGAGTGACGAAGAACTTGCCAGTATAGCCGAACACATGGAAAATTGTGAAGAATGTGCCGAACTTATTGCGGAAAGTTTTGATGACAGTGAACTTTTGGAAGTACCTTCCGGATTTCAAGAAGAAGTTAAAAGAAAAGTTGCTGGAAAAGTAAAAAACAATACTCAATTTTTCCTGTATTCATTCAGAGTCTCTATTGCAGTGTGTTTCTCCCTTATGCTTGTATTCTCAAATGTGTTGAATTTTATGGCGAATAACAGAATAAAGACTATGCAGATCAATGCACCGAGCTTTAAAATGGTAAATTCAATCAATATGGAACTTGGAAATTTTACCGATAAAATAATCAATACGGAGGTATTCAACAATGAAAATGAAAAAAGGTAA
- a CDS encoding RNA polymerase sigma factor, whose amino-acid sequence MVMIIQKEQFEKYIRQYERLVITVCFSFTKNYFDAEDMAQQTFLTAYKNLDRFDGKNFRAWITKIAANKCRDYIKSPHRKVENLSCEDYELLDDRSGNSPEEVMLNNYMNQRIYNLCSQLKEPYKTVAVNYFCRDVKLSDMAKNTGENLKTLQTRLYRSKKLLAVLWREESI is encoded by the coding sequence ATGGTGATGATTATTCAAAAAGAACAGTTTGAAAAATACATAAGACAATATGAACGTCTAGTCATTACCGTCTGCTTTTCATTTACCAAAAATTATTTTGATGCAGAAGATATGGCCCAGCAGACTTTTTTGACAGCCTATAAAAATTTGGACAGATTTGACGGAAAAAACTTCAGAGCATGGATTACAAAAATTGCGGCAAATAAATGCAGAGACTATATTAAAAGCCCCCACAGAAAGGTGGAGAATCTTTCCTGTGAGGACTATGAACTCCTGGATGACAGAAGTGGGAATTCACCTGAAGAAGTTATGTTGAACAATTATATGAATCAGAGAATATACAATCTGTGCAGCCAGTTGAAAGAACCCTATAAAACCGTGGCAGTAAATTATTTCTGCAGGGATGTGAAGCTTTCTGATATGGCAAAAAATACAGGTGAAAATTTAAAGACACTTCAAACACGTCTGTACAGGTCAAAGAAATTACTTGCAGTTTTATGGAGGGAGGAATCAATTTGA